A genomic segment from Cinclus cinclus chromosome 11, bCinCin1.1, whole genome shotgun sequence encodes:
- the CTRL gene encoding chymotrypsin-like protease CTRL-1, translating into MAFLWVVACLALASAVSGCGVPAISPSVAYNERIVNGQNAVPGSWPWQVSLQTRTGSHFCGGSLINQYWVVTAAHCNFNPFSHVVVLGEYSLASNAEAVQVKTVSRAITNPGWNPKTMNNDITLLRLSTPAQLGSRVSTVCLAPANLALPSNAWAVTTGWGRTNPNSQALATVLQQVTVPLISQSQCRQYWGNSITNAMICAGGYGATSCQGDSGGPLVYQTGNGWTLIGIVSWGTSNCNINTPAMYTRVSQFRNWIDAIVAQG; encoded by the exons ATGGCTTTCCTGTGGGTAGTTGCCTGTCTGGCCCTTGCCAGTGCCGTCTCAG GCTGCGGGGTGCCCGCCATCAGTCCCTCGGTGGCCTACAACGAGAGGATTGTCAACGGGCAGAACGCTGTGCCCGGATCATGGCcctggcaggtgtccctgcag acCCGCACAGGATCCCACTTCTGTGGTGGCTCCTTGATCAACCAGTACTGGGTCGTCACAGCTGCCCACTGCAACTTCAA CCCATTCTCCCACGTTGTCGTCCTCGGGGAATATAGCCTTGCTTCCAATGCTGAGGCCGTTCAAGTGAAGACCGTGTCCAGG GCCATCACCAATCCCGGCTGGAACCCCAAAACCATGAACAACGACATCACCCTGCTGAGGCTGTCCACGCCCGCCCAGCTGGGATCCCGTGTGTCCACCGTCTGCCTGGCCCCTGCCAACCTGGCTCTGCCCAGCAATGCCTGGGCCGTCACCACCGGCTGGGGACGCACCAACCCCAACT CCCAAGCCTTGGCAACAGTCCTGCAGCAGGTGACCGTGCCTCTGATCTCCCAGAGCCAGTGCAGGCAGTACTGGGGCAATTCCATCACCAATGCCATGATCTGTGCTGGTGGGTATGGTGCCACCTCCTGTCAG GGTGACTCTGGTGGACCTCTGGTGTACCAGACTGGGAATGGCTGGACTCTTATTGGCATTGTGTCCTGGGGAACCTCCAACTGCAACATCAACACTCCGGCCATGTACACTCGTGTCAGCCAGTTCCGTAACTGGATTGACGCCATTGTTGCTCAGGGATAA
- the EXOC3L1 gene encoding exocyst complex component 3-like protein isoform X1: MGMSAEDERAASPRDEEWPEAEKAEKLARGAALKWASGVFYRPEKLEGLGHYRRRETQRNNSIQSRLKSTVQSYLEGVSAGLEQLRSAAQDVQSVCQDLGAARWALLDSADHFQGLQQMRELMEEHVQLASVVQVLPQIFSVHEVFSHILQLLHGQHLLEAHVELMMVEQLRDDILSQLHLRGLSSAQATVLSYFSGLQDLNESLAKQLWDIVGSSLRLVREDPVLFVTAVRIIEREEKIDDTLLLEATFLPPGRPKGWRQKFYQVLQDTITGARFHAPRMDAEGPGLAKHLAALQMDIVSELRVVKDLMVQCVPAHYNILSVCTATYHQALTSHIQEILREDLDKQGLFLLLEWALRVYHSPEMMGHPDLLPEVDVSALDPLMSSDLVDQTERRYVMKVKASVFEWMQRTLDVEFKEWFKEEEPETDHQGFFQSALPAIVMQMLNENIQVASLITDSLQQKIYNMALEELEAFLGRLREALVQCGKEHQQDRAVPKYYISHLLAVLNNNLALSNSVSSLHPDTACREVPASLQAALDRMQKKATQLLLEELLLDLQPLCLQLPSRKWLSGSQLVGSMCEVIDKYAKEFSRVRKPVFTLLLAESELLVANQYLRALLQRKMVCKSREERGQLCHRLLQDATQLRELFCSLGLDQSQQSLEAVFALRELICLKDPALLSLEVLGFITKYPDVSDEHISTLLDIRGDVSKEVRHVVLEMMAQHPQVLPEGYRPIFSTILVPVQELPFCLRKGKCA, translated from the exons ATGGGCATGTCTGCGGAGGACGAGCGCGCCGCCAGCCCCAGAG ACGAGGAGTGGCCGGAAGCAGAGAAGGCTGAGAAACTGGCGAGAGGAGCCGCTCTGAAATGGGCTTCAGGGGTGTTTTACCGCCCCGAGAAACTGGAGGGGCTCGGGCATTACCGGAGACGAGAAACGCAGAGGAACAACTCCATCCAGTCCCGGCTGAAG TCAACTGTCCAGTCCTACCTGGAGGGGGTaagtgcagggctggagcagctgcggTCGGCGGCCCAGGACGTGCAGAGCGTGTGCCAGGACCTGGGGGCTGCACGGTGGGCCCTGCTCGACAGCGCAGACCACTTCCAGGGCCTCCAGCAGATGAGGGAGCTGATGGAGGAGCATGTGCAGCTGGCCTCGGTGGTCCAGGTGCTGCCCCAGATCTTCTCGG TCCACGAGGTTTTCTCCCAtattctgcagctgctccatggGCAGCATCTCTTGGAGGCCCACGTGGAGCTCATGATGGTGGAGCAACTCCGGGATGAcatcctctcccagctgcaCCTCCGTGGGCTCTCCAGTGCCCAGGCAACGGTGCTGTCCTACTTCAGTGGCCTGCAGGACCTCAACGAGAGCCTGGCCAAGCAGCTGTGGGACATTGTGGGCAGCAGCCTGCGGCTGGTGCGTGAGGACCCCGTTCTCTTTGTCACTGCTGTAAGGATCATCGAGCGGGAGGAGAAAATAGATGACACTCTGCTCTTAGAGGCCACCTTCCTGCCCCCTGGCCGCCCAAAGGGCTGGAGGCAGAAGTTCTATCAGGTCCTCCAGGACACCATCACAGGAGCCCGTTTCCATGCTCCCCGCATGGATGCTGAGGGGCCAGGGCTGGCCAAGCACCTGGCAGCACTGCAGATGGACATCGTGTCTGAGCTGCGTGTGGTGAAGGACCTGATGGTTCAGTGTGTCCCAGCTCACTACAACATCCTCAGTGTCTGCACTGCCACCTACCACCAGGCCCTCACCAGCCACATCCAGGAGATCCTGCGGGAGGACCTGGACAAACAGGGACTCTTCCTCCTTCTTGAGTGGGCGCTCCGTGTGTACCACAG CCCAGAGATGATGGGTCATCCTGACCTCCTCCCAGAAGTGGATGTTTCTGCTCTGGATCCCTTGATGTCCTCTGATCTTGTGGATCAGACAGAGAGGAGATATGTGATGAAAGTCAAG GCTAGCGTGTTCGAGTGGATGCAGAGGACCCTGGACGTGGAGTTCAAGGAATGGTTCAAGGAAGAGGAACCTGAGACAGACCATCAGGGCTTCTTCCAGTCAGCCTTGCCTGCCATTGTCATGCAG ATGCTGAATGAGAACATCCAGGTGGCTTCCTTGATCACTGACTCTCTGCAACAGAAGATCTACAACATGGCCTTGGAGGAGCTTGAGGCATTCCTGGGCCG CCTGCGGGAAGCCCTGGTGCAGTGTGGGAAGGAGCACCAGCAGGACCGGGCCGTTCCCAAGTACTACATCTCCCACCTACTGGCCGTGCTCAACAACAACCTGGCTCTCAG CAATTCTGTCTCCTCCCTGCACCCTGACACTGCCTGCAGAGaagtccctgcatccctccaggCTGCTCTTGACAGGATGCAGAAAAAAGCCACCCAGCTGCTTCTGGAGGAACTGCTCCTAGACCTGCAG cccctctgcctgcagctgccttcCCGCAAGTGGCTCTCCGGGTCCCAGCTGGTCGGCAGCATGTGTGAAGTGATTGACAAGTATGCAAAGGAGTTCTCCCGCGTCAGGAAACCCGTGTTCACG ctcctgctggcagaGAGTGAGCTCCTGGTGGCGAACCAGTACCTGCGGGCACTCCTGCAGAGGAAGATGGTGTGCAAGAGCCGGGAGGAGCGGGGCCAGCTGTGCCACCGCCTGCTGCAGGACGCCACGCAGCTCCGGGAGCTCTTCTGTAGCCTG GGCCTGGaccagagccagcagagcctggaggcTGTTTTTGCCTTGAGGGAGCTGATCTGCCTCAAAGACCCAGCACTACTCAGCCTGGAGGTGCTGGGCTTCATCACCAAGTACCCCGATGTCAG CGATGAGCACATCTCCACCTTGCTGGATATCCGCGGGGACGTCTCCAAGGAAGTGCGGCACGTGGTTCTGGAAATGATGgctcagcacccccaggtcctgcCCGAGGGCTACCGGCCCATCTTCAGCACCATCCTGGTCCctgtgcaggagctgcccttCTGCCTTCGCAAGGGCAAGTGTGCCTGA
- the EXOC3L1 gene encoding exocyst complex component 3-like protein isoform X2, protein MGMSAEDERAASPRDEEWPEAEKAEKLARGAALKWASGVFYRPEKLEGLGHYRRRETQRNNSIQSRLKSTVQSYLEGVSAGLEQLRSAAQDVQSVCQDLGAARWALLDSADHFQGLQQMRELMEEHVQLASVVQVLPQIFSVHEVFSHILQLLHGQHLLEAHVELMMVEQLRDDILSQLHLRGLSSAQATVLSYFSGLQDLNESLAKQLWDIVGSSLRLVREDPVLFVTAVRIIEREEKIDDTLLLEATFLPPGRPKGWRQKFYQVLQDTITGARFHAPRMDAEGPGLAKHLAALQMDIVSELRVVKDLMVQCVPAHYNILSVCTATYHQALTSHIQEILREDLDKQGLFLLLEWALRVYHSPEMMGHPDLLPEVDVSALDPLMSSDLVDQTERRYVMKVKASVFEWMQRTLDVEFKEWFKEEEPETDHQGFFQSALPAIVMQMLNENIQVASLITDSLQQKIYNMALEELEAFLGRLREALVQCGKEHQQDRAVPKYYISHLLAVLNNNLALSNSVSSLHPDTACREVPASLQAALDRMQKKATQLLLEELLLDLQPLCLQLPSRKWLSGSQLVGSMCEVIDKYAKEFSRVRKPVFTAMPALTAVPCPAPAGRE, encoded by the exons ATGGGCATGTCTGCGGAGGACGAGCGCGCCGCCAGCCCCAGAG ACGAGGAGTGGCCGGAAGCAGAGAAGGCTGAGAAACTGGCGAGAGGAGCCGCTCTGAAATGGGCTTCAGGGGTGTTTTACCGCCCCGAGAAACTGGAGGGGCTCGGGCATTACCGGAGACGAGAAACGCAGAGGAACAACTCCATCCAGTCCCGGCTGAAG TCAACTGTCCAGTCCTACCTGGAGGGGGTaagtgcagggctggagcagctgcggTCGGCGGCCCAGGACGTGCAGAGCGTGTGCCAGGACCTGGGGGCTGCACGGTGGGCCCTGCTCGACAGCGCAGACCACTTCCAGGGCCTCCAGCAGATGAGGGAGCTGATGGAGGAGCATGTGCAGCTGGCCTCGGTGGTCCAGGTGCTGCCCCAGATCTTCTCGG TCCACGAGGTTTTCTCCCAtattctgcagctgctccatggGCAGCATCTCTTGGAGGCCCACGTGGAGCTCATGATGGTGGAGCAACTCCGGGATGAcatcctctcccagctgcaCCTCCGTGGGCTCTCCAGTGCCCAGGCAACGGTGCTGTCCTACTTCAGTGGCCTGCAGGACCTCAACGAGAGCCTGGCCAAGCAGCTGTGGGACATTGTGGGCAGCAGCCTGCGGCTGGTGCGTGAGGACCCCGTTCTCTTTGTCACTGCTGTAAGGATCATCGAGCGGGAGGAGAAAATAGATGACACTCTGCTCTTAGAGGCCACCTTCCTGCCCCCTGGCCGCCCAAAGGGCTGGAGGCAGAAGTTCTATCAGGTCCTCCAGGACACCATCACAGGAGCCCGTTTCCATGCTCCCCGCATGGATGCTGAGGGGCCAGGGCTGGCCAAGCACCTGGCAGCACTGCAGATGGACATCGTGTCTGAGCTGCGTGTGGTGAAGGACCTGATGGTTCAGTGTGTCCCAGCTCACTACAACATCCTCAGTGTCTGCACTGCCACCTACCACCAGGCCCTCACCAGCCACATCCAGGAGATCCTGCGGGAGGACCTGGACAAACAGGGACTCTTCCTCCTTCTTGAGTGGGCGCTCCGTGTGTACCACAG CCCAGAGATGATGGGTCATCCTGACCTCCTCCCAGAAGTGGATGTTTCTGCTCTGGATCCCTTGATGTCCTCTGATCTTGTGGATCAGACAGAGAGGAGATATGTGATGAAAGTCAAG GCTAGCGTGTTCGAGTGGATGCAGAGGACCCTGGACGTGGAGTTCAAGGAATGGTTCAAGGAAGAGGAACCTGAGACAGACCATCAGGGCTTCTTCCAGTCAGCCTTGCCTGCCATTGTCATGCAG ATGCTGAATGAGAACATCCAGGTGGCTTCCTTGATCACTGACTCTCTGCAACAGAAGATCTACAACATGGCCTTGGAGGAGCTTGAGGCATTCCTGGGCCG CCTGCGGGAAGCCCTGGTGCAGTGTGGGAAGGAGCACCAGCAGGACCGGGCCGTTCCCAAGTACTACATCTCCCACCTACTGGCCGTGCTCAACAACAACCTGGCTCTCAG CAATTCTGTCTCCTCCCTGCACCCTGACACTGCCTGCAGAGaagtccctgcatccctccaggCTGCTCTTGACAGGATGCAGAAAAAAGCCACCCAGCTGCTTCTGGAGGAACTGCTCCTAGACCTGCAG cccctctgcctgcagctgccttcCCGCAAGTGGCTCTCCGGGTCCCAGCTGGTCGGCAGCATGTGTGAAGTGATTGACAAGTATGCAAAGGAGTTCTCCCGCGTCAGGAAACCCGTGTTCACG GCAATGCCAGCGCTAacagctgtcccctgcccagctcctgctggcagaGAGTGA
- the E2F4 gene encoding transcription factor E2F4, whose translation MRGPGAGGGQMAECGAQPPGGGSGAAGAPSRHEKSLGLLTTKFVSLLQEAKDGVLDLKLAADTLAVRQKRRIYDITNVLEGIGLIEKKSKNSIQWKGVGPGCNTREIAHKLIELKADIEDLEQREQELEQQKMWVQQSIKNVTEDMQNSRLAYVTHEDICKCFTGDTLLVIRAPSGTRLEVPVPEGLNGQKKYQIHLKSTSGPIDVLLVNKDTWSSPPVVLPVPPPEDLIQCQAAAPSKPQVPPLTHFQEASVPSSTQPSTPTPTSTQDHGTPTQKNGATECDVPAAESKGSGDFEGQPAALDTQLLQSSASLDSSSVLPSTSTSFEPIKPDPTGVLELPKELSEMFDPMRECVNSELLEELMSSEVFAPLLRLSPPPGDHDYIYNLDESEGVCDLFDVPVLNL comes from the exons ATGCGCGGCCCCGGAGCCGGCGGCGGGCAGATGGCGGAGTGCGGGGCACAGCCTCCCGGGGGTGGCAGCGGGGCTGCGGGAGCGCCCAGCCGGCACGAGaagagcctggggctgctgacCACCAAGTTCGTGTCGCTGCTGCAGGAGGCCAAGGACGGCGTGCTCGACCTCAAGCTG GCTGCAGATACCTTGGCTGTGCGACAGAAGCGACGGATCTATGATATCACGAATGTCCTGGAAGGCATCGGGTTGATTGAGAAGAAGTCCAAGAACAGTATCCAGTGGAA GGGGGTGGGTCCTGGCTGCAACACACGTGAAATAGCTCACAAACTGATTGAGCTGAAGGCAGACATTGAGGACCTGGAGCAGCGGgaacaggagctggagcagcagaaaatgTGGGTTCAGCAGAGCATCAAAAATGTTACAGAAGACATGCAGAACAGTCG ATTAGCATATGTGACACATGAAGATATCTGCAAGTGTTTCACAG GAGACACGCTCCTTGTGATTCGAGCCCCGTCCGGCACACGTTTGGAGGTTCCTGTCCCTGAG ggcCTAAATGGACAGAAGAAATATCAGATCCATCTGAAGAGTACAAGTGGTCCCATTGATGTTCTCCTAGTAAACAAAGATACTTGGAGCTCTCCTCCTGTTGTactccctgtccctccccctGAAGACCTCATTCAGTGCCAGGCAGCTGCACCCTCAAAACCACAAGTCCCACCACTCACCCATTTCCAGGAGGCCTCCgtccccagcagcacccagccctcCACACCAACACCCACCAGCACTCAGGACCATGGCACTCCCACACAGAAGAATGGAGCCACAG AGTGTGATGTCCCAGCAGCAGAGTCCAAGGGCAGTGGTGACTTCGAGGGCCAGCCGGCGGCGTTGgacacacagctgctgcagtccTCAGCCTCACTGGACAGCAGCTCTGTTCTGCCCAGCACCTCTACCTCCTTTGAGCCCATCAAGCCCGACCCCACAGGAG TACTGGAACTTCCCAAAGAGCTGTCAGAGATGTTTGATCCAATGAGAG AATGTGTGAACTCTGAGCTGCTGGAAGAACTGATGTCATCTGAAG tgtTTGCTCCCTTGCTCCGCCTCTCCCCTCCACCTGGAGATCATGACTACATCTATAACCTGGATGAGAGTGAAGGTGTCTGTGACCTCTTTGATGTGCCTGTCCTCAACCTCTGA
- the ELMO3 gene encoding engulfment and cell motility protein 3 isoform X2 codes for MPPPKDVVKIAIQMVGAIPQLIELQQTKPLASVLKDVCDAWSLPNSERYALQYADGRQTYITESNRRDIKNGSILRLTTSPDQEAERLYVGIQSKNVDVKTDSLKKLASLSQDITFAQEFISRNGLKQIYSIVEEGNDTGEMLAHTLKAFTELMEHDFVSWENLSTVFIKKIVSYVNMNAVDASIQQLSLSVLENMVPTSRLLFEVVSKEVTLDRLLTYLQATNAQLQLKAMALLIALLLSATDAERRDMMDYLREKNIRQFIHKNIIHSSEPLGDEMAHYLYVMQSVSLNLCEHRMKLSMDPYSQEQRDLLQSLRQTAFESESEVPAGTFSTERRRSLCAKEFRKLGFLNNSNPAEDLRRAPPGLLALDNMVYFSRSTPSAYSRFILENSSREDKHECPFARSSIQLTLILCEILHIGEPCSETAQAFYPMFFGQDHFFEELFCICIQLVNKTWKEMRATQEDFDKVMQVVREQITRTLSLKPTSLELFKTRVNALNYSEILKLRQTERLHQEETLAVPVLELREKLKPELLELIRQQRLLHLCEGTLFRKISSRRRQDKLWYCRLSPNHKMLHYGDVEEGVQSPPIESLPEKIPVADMKMLLVGKECPHTKEKSSGKQNKDVLELAFSIVHDVEEYCLNFIAPTRYEFCLWTDGLNVLLGKEMTSERTQTDLDVLLSMELKLRLLDLENISIPDEAPPIPKPPSNLNFCYDFSHAEQ; via the exons ATGCCGCCGCCCAAGGACGTGGTGAAGATCGCTATCCAGATGGTGGGAGCCATCCCGCAGCTCATCGAGCTCCAGCAG ACCAAGCCGCTCGCCTCAGTGCTCAAGGACGTCTGTGATGC GTGGAGCCTGCCCAACTCCGAGCGCTATGCCCTGCAGTACGCGGACGGGCGGCAGACCTACATCACCGAGTCG AACCGCAGGGACATTAAGAACGGGAGCATTTTACGGCTGACCACCTCCCCG GACCAAGAAGCAGAGCGGTTGTATGTCGGGATCCAGAGCAAGAATGTGGATGTGAAGACTGACTCACTGAAGAAGCTTGCAAGCCTCTCCCAGGACATTACCTTTGCTCAAGAGTTCATCAGCAGGAATGGCTTGAAGCAAATCTACTCTATTGTGGAAGAAGGGAATGA TACAGGGGAAATGCTGGCTCACACCCTCAAAGCCTTTACAGAGCTGATGGAGCATGATTTTGTTTCCTGGGAAAATCTTAGTACAGTCTTCATCAAGAAG ATAGTGAGTTATGTCAACATGAATGCAGTGGATGCATCtatccagcagctctccttGTCTGTCTTGGAGAATATGGTGCCTACCAGTCGCCTCCTCTTTGAGGTGGTCAGTAAAGAAGTGACGTTGGACCGTCTTCTCACCTACCTGCAGGC GACAAatgcccagctgcagctgaaggcGATGGCTCTGCTCATTGCGCTGCTGCTGAGTGCGACCGATGCTGAGCGGCGG GACATGATGGACTACCTGAGGGAGAAGAACATCAGGCAGTTTATCCACAAG AACATTATCCACAGCTCCGAGCCACTGGGGGATGAGATGGCCCATTATCTGTATGTGATGCAGTCTGTCAGCCTCAACCTGTGCGAGCATCGCATGAAATTGTCCATGGATCCCTACTCACAG GAACAGCGAGATCTCCTCCAGTCCCTGCGCCAAACTGCTTTTGAGTCTGAGAGTGAGGTGCCTGCTGGCACCTTCAGCACTGAGCGCCGGCGGTCCCTGTGTGCCAAGGAATTCCGCAAGCTGGGCTTCCTG AACAACAGCAACCCAGCAGAGGATCTCCGTCGTGCCCCACCAGGACTCCTTGCCCTGGACAACATGGTGTATTTCTCCAGGAGCACCCCTAGTGCCTACAGCAGG TTTATCCTCGAGAACAGCAGCCGGGAAGACAAACACGAATGTCCCTTTGCTCGAAGCAGCATTCAGCTCACCCTGATCCTCTGTGAGATCCTGCACATTGGAGAGCCAT GCTCGGAGACGGCTCAGGCCTTTTACCCTATGTTCTTCGGGCAGGATCATTTCTTTGAAGAGCTATTCTGCATCTGCATCCAGCTGGTGAACAAGACCTGGAAGGAGATGAGAGCAACCCAGGAGGACTTTGACAAG GTGATGCAGGTGGTGCGGGAGCAGATCACCAGGACCCTGTCCCTCAAGCCCACATCCCTGGAGCTATTCAAGACCAGAGTGAATGCACTGAACTACAGCGAGATCTTGAAGCTGCGGCAGACGGAGCGGCTGCACCAGGAGGAGACGCtagctgtgcctgtgct AGAACTGCGGGAGAAGCTGAAGCCGGAGCTCTTGGAGCTGATCCGACAGCAGCGCCTGCTGCACCTCTGTGAGGGAACCCTCTTCCGCAAGATCAGCAGCCGCCGTAGGCAGG ACAAACTGTGGTACTGCCGCCTGTCCCCCAACCACAAGATGCTGCACTATGGGGACGTGGAGGAGGGGGTACAGTCTCCCCCCATCGAGAGCCTGCCAGAGAAAA TTCCTGTGGCAGACATGAAGATGCTGCTGGTGGGGAAGGAGTGTCCACACACAAAGGAgaagagctctgggaagcaGAACAAG GATGTCCTGGAGCTGGCCTTCTCCATCGTGCATGATGTGGAAGAATACTGCCTCAACTTCATTGCCCCCACCCGGTATGAG ttCTGCCTCTGGACAGATGGGCTGAATGTGCTTCTGGGCAAGGAGATGACAAGTGAGCGAACACAAACAGACCTTGATGTCCTGCTGTCCATGGAGCTCAAGCTGCGGCTCCTGGACCTGGAGAACATCAGCATTCCTGATGAAGCTCCTCCCATCCCAAAGCCCCCCAGCAACTTAAACTTCTGCTATGACTTTAGCCATGCAGAGCAGTGA
- the ELMO3 gene encoding engulfment and cell motility protein 3 isoform X1, which produces MPPPKDVVKIAIQMVGAIPQLIELQQTKPLASVLKDVCDAWSLPNSERYALQYADGRQTYITESNRRDIKNGSILRLTTSPDQEAERLYVGIQSKNVDVKTDSLKKLASLSQDITFAQEFISRNGLKQIYSIVEEGNDTGEMLAHTLKAFTELMEHDFVSWENLSTVFIKKIVSYVNMNAVDASIQQLSLSVLENMVPTSRLLFEVVSKEVTLDRLLTYLQATNAQLQLKAMALLIALLLSATDAERRDMMDYLREKNIRQFIHKNIIHSSEPLGDEMAHYLYVMQSVSLNLCEHRMKLSMDPYSQEQRDLLQSLRQTAFESESEVPAGTFSTERRRSLCAKEFRKLGFLNNSNPAEDLRRAPPGLLALDNMVYFSRSTPSAYSRFILENSSREDKHECPFARSSIQLTLILCEILHIGEPCSETAQAFYPMFFGQDHFFEELFCICIQLVNKTWKEMRATQEDFDKVMQVVREQITRTLSLKPTSLELFKTRVNALNYSEILKLRQTERLHQEETLAVPVLELREKLKPELLELIRQQRLLHLCEGTLFRKISSRRRQDKLWYCRLSPNHKMLHYGDVEEGVQSPPIESLPEKIPVADMKMLLVGKECPHTKEKSSGKQNKDVLELAFSIVHDVEEYCLNFIAPTRYEPKGKAGTKGKKQIFEENRETLRFYLRIILGASAIYAVVNLVIFYSAASAWTWVAFIFSLVVYGTSYRSMNSMAKPSFTDDGSLADGGIDLNMEQGMAEHLKDVILLTAIVQVLSCFSLYVWYFWLLAPGRALYLLWVNILGPWFTAESSPAAQEPNEKKQRRQERRQMKRF; this is translated from the exons ATGCCGCCGCCCAAGGACGTGGTGAAGATCGCTATCCAGATGGTGGGAGCCATCCCGCAGCTCATCGAGCTCCAGCAG ACCAAGCCGCTCGCCTCAGTGCTCAAGGACGTCTGTGATGC GTGGAGCCTGCCCAACTCCGAGCGCTATGCCCTGCAGTACGCGGACGGGCGGCAGACCTACATCACCGAGTCG AACCGCAGGGACATTAAGAACGGGAGCATTTTACGGCTGACCACCTCCCCG GACCAAGAAGCAGAGCGGTTGTATGTCGGGATCCAGAGCAAGAATGTGGATGTGAAGACTGACTCACTGAAGAAGCTTGCAAGCCTCTCCCAGGACATTACCTTTGCTCAAGAGTTCATCAGCAGGAATGGCTTGAAGCAAATCTACTCTATTGTGGAAGAAGGGAATGA TACAGGGGAAATGCTGGCTCACACCCTCAAAGCCTTTACAGAGCTGATGGAGCATGATTTTGTTTCCTGGGAAAATCTTAGTACAGTCTTCATCAAGAAG ATAGTGAGTTATGTCAACATGAATGCAGTGGATGCATCtatccagcagctctccttGTCTGTCTTGGAGAATATGGTGCCTACCAGTCGCCTCCTCTTTGAGGTGGTCAGTAAAGAAGTGACGTTGGACCGTCTTCTCACCTACCTGCAGGC GACAAatgcccagctgcagctgaaggcGATGGCTCTGCTCATTGCGCTGCTGCTGAGTGCGACCGATGCTGAGCGGCGG GACATGATGGACTACCTGAGGGAGAAGAACATCAGGCAGTTTATCCACAAG AACATTATCCACAGCTCCGAGCCACTGGGGGATGAGATGGCCCATTATCTGTATGTGATGCAGTCTGTCAGCCTCAACCTGTGCGAGCATCGCATGAAATTGTCCATGGATCCCTACTCACAG GAACAGCGAGATCTCCTCCAGTCCCTGCGCCAAACTGCTTTTGAGTCTGAGAGTGAGGTGCCTGCTGGCACCTTCAGCACTGAGCGCCGGCGGTCCCTGTGTGCCAAGGAATTCCGCAAGCTGGGCTTCCTG AACAACAGCAACCCAGCAGAGGATCTCCGTCGTGCCCCACCAGGACTCCTTGCCCTGGACAACATGGTGTATTTCTCCAGGAGCACCCCTAGTGCCTACAGCAGG TTTATCCTCGAGAACAGCAGCCGGGAAGACAAACACGAATGTCCCTTTGCTCGAAGCAGCATTCAGCTCACCCTGATCCTCTGTGAGATCCTGCACATTGGAGAGCCAT GCTCGGAGACGGCTCAGGCCTTTTACCCTATGTTCTTCGGGCAGGATCATTTCTTTGAAGAGCTATTCTGCATCTGCATCCAGCTGGTGAACAAGACCTGGAAGGAGATGAGAGCAACCCAGGAGGACTTTGACAAG GTGATGCAGGTGGTGCGGGAGCAGATCACCAGGACCCTGTCCCTCAAGCCCACATCCCTGGAGCTATTCAAGACCAGAGTGAATGCACTGAACTACAGCGAGATCTTGAAGCTGCGGCAGACGGAGCGGCTGCACCAGGAGGAGACGCtagctgtgcctgtgct AGAACTGCGGGAGAAGCTGAAGCCGGAGCTCTTGGAGCTGATCCGACAGCAGCGCCTGCTGCACCTCTGTGAGGGAACCCTCTTCCGCAAGATCAGCAGCCGCCGTAGGCAGG ACAAACTGTGGTACTGCCGCCTGTCCCCCAACCACAAGATGCTGCACTATGGGGACGTGGAGGAGGGGGTACAGTCTCCCCCCATCGAGAGCCTGCCAGAGAAAA TTCCTGTGGCAGACATGAAGATGCTGCTGGTGGGGAAGGAGTGTCCACACACAAAGGAgaagagctctgggaagcaGAACAAG GATGTCCTGGAGCTGGCCTTCTCCATCGTGCATGATGTGGAAGAATACTGCCTCAACTTCATTGCCCCCACCCGGTATGAG CCCAAGGGGAAGGCGGGCACCAAGGGTAAGAAGCAGATCTTCGAGGAGAACCGGGAGACGCTGCGCTTCTACCTCCGCATCATCCTGGGAGCCTCC GCCATATACGCCGTGGTGAACCTGGTCATCTTCTACTCCGCCGCCTCCGCCTGGACGTGG GTCGCGTTTATCTTCAGCTTGGTGGTCTACGGCACCAGCTACCGATCCATGAACTCCATGGCAAAGCCGTCTTTCACAGACGATGGCAGCCTTGCCGACGGGGGAATTGACCTGAAtatggagcaggggatggcagA